One Pelobates fuscus isolate aPelFus1 chromosome 8, aPelFus1.pri, whole genome shotgun sequence genomic window carries:
- the LOC134571987 gene encoding nmrA-like family domain-containing protein 1, whose amino-acid sequence MKKIITVFGATGAQGGSVAKALLKDGTFIVRAVTRDTSKPAALKLKEAGAEVVAADMDDKKSLEAALSKAYGAFIVTNFWEHFSKEKEIAQGKLIADLSKKLDLKHVVYSGLENVKKLTGDKLEVLHFDGKGEIEEYFRAIGVPMTSVRLAFYYENFLTSKPIKSADGKTYELNIPMCDVPMDGISVADLGPVVVSILKCPSEYIGKDIGLSAEKLTVEQYAAIMSKVTGKTIKDAKISPDQYEKLGFPGAGEMANMFRFYLLKPDRDEKLTHKLNPQTKTFKQWFEEKKEAYKDL is encoded by the exons ATGAAGAAGATCATCACTGTGTTTGGAGCCACAG GTGCCCAAGGCGGCTCGGTAGCGAAAGCTCTCTTGAAGGATGGTACCTTCATTGTCAGAGCTGTGACCCGGGACACCAGTAAGCCGGCAGCCCTGAAGTTGAAAGAGGCCGGGGCAGAGGTGGTGGCTGCAGATATGGATGACAAAAAGAGTTTAGAGGCTGCTCTCAGCAAAGCCTACGGAGCTTTTATTGTCACCAATTTCTGGGAGCATTTCAGCAAAGAAAAGGAGATTGCACAG GGCAAATTGATCGCGGATTTGTCCAAAAAACTGGACCTCAAACACGTGGTCTATAGTGGCTTGGAAAATGTGAAGAAATTGACAGGAGACAAGCTGGAAGTCTTGCATTTTGATGGCAAAGGAGAGATAGAGGAATACTTCAGGGCCATTGGAGTCCCGATGACCAGTGTTAGACTTGCATTTTACTATGAGAACTTCCTGACATCCAAACCCATAAAATCAGCAGATGGGAAGACCTATGAGCTGA ACATCCCAATGTGTGATGTCCCAATGGATGGCATATCTGTGGCTGATCTGGGTCCTGTTGTGGTCAGCATCCTGAAGTGCCCATCAGAATACATCGGAAAGGATATCGGACTTAGTGCGGAGAAGCTAACCGTGGAGCAGTATGCTGCCATCATGTCCAAGGTCACAGGCAAGACCATTAAAGACGCTAAG ATTTCTCCTGATCAGTATGAGAAATTGGGATTCCCAGGAGCGGGAGAGATGGCAAACATGTTCCGATTTTACCTGTTGAAGCCTGATCGGGATGAGaagctcacacacaaactcaaccCCCAAACCAAGACATTCAAGCAATGGTTTGAAGAGAAGAAAGAGGCGTACAAAGATTTGTAA
- the LOC134570986 gene encoding nmrA-like family domain-containing protein 1 yields MKKIITVFGATGAQGGSVVKALLEDGTFNVRAVTRDTSKPAAVKLRQAGAEVVSADMDNKESLEAALSGAYGAFVVTVWDNSKKDKEFKQGKMIADLSKHLGLKHVVFSGLENVKKLTGGKLEVLHFDSKGETEEYFRAIEVPMTSVRLPYYYENLLTSKPKKSMDGLTYHLCLPMCGVPLDGMSVADLGQVVVSILKCPSKYIGKDIGLSAEKLMVEQYAAIMSKVTGKTIKDAKLSPDEYEKLDITAAKQMANMFRFYIMKPERDVSITHELNPRVKTFQQWLGENKAAYEDL; encoded by the exons ATGAAGAAGATCATCACGGTGTTTGGAGCCACAG gtgccCAAGGGGGTTCGGTAGTGAAAGCTCTCTTGGAGGATGGTACCTTCAATGTCAGAGCTGTGACCCGGGACaccagtaagccggcagccgtaAAGCTAAGACAGGCCGGGGCAGAGGTGGTGTCTGCTGATATGGACAATAAAGAGAGTCTGGAGGCTGCCCTTAGTGGAGCTTATGGAGCTTTCGTAGTCACGGTTTGGGATAATTCCAAGAAGGATAAGGAGTTCAAACAG ggcAAAATGATTGCAGATTTGTCAAAACATCTGGGCCTTAAACATGTTGTCTTCAGTGGGTTAGAGAATGTGAAGAAACTGACGGGTGGAAAGCTGGAAGTTCTCCATTTTGACAGCAAAGGGGAGACGGAGGAATACTTCAGAGCCATTGAAGTCCCAATGACCAGTGTTAGACTTCCCTATTACTACGAGAACCTTCTGACATCCAAGCCCAAAAAGTCGATGGATGGGTTGACCTATCATCTGT GCCTCCCAATGTGTGGTGTTCCACTGGATGGGATGTCTGTCGCAGATCTTGGTCAAGTGGTGGTCAGCATCCTGAAGTGCCCATCAAAGTATATTGGGAAAGACATCGGGCTCAGTGCGGAGAAGCTAATGGTGGAGCAGTATGCAGCCATAATGTCCAAGGTGACGGGCAAGACCATTAAAGATGCTAAG CTTTCTCCTGATGAGTATGAGAAGTTAGACATCACAGCAGCTAAACAGATGGCCAACATGTTCCGGTTTTATATAATGAAGCCCGAACGGGATGTGTCGATCACACATGAACTGAACCCTAGAGTTAAGACATTCCAGCAATGGTTGGGAGAAAACAAAGCAGCTTATGAGGATTTGTAA
- the LOC134570988 gene encoding nmrA-like family domain-containing protein 1, giving the protein MTKIIAVFGATGAQGGSVAKALLEDGTFVVRAVTRDPSKPAALKLKEAGAEVVAADLDDKKSLEAALSGAYGAFVVTNFWEHFSKDKEIAQGKLIADISKSLGLKHVVFSGLEDVKKQTGGKLEVLHFDGKGEVEVYFRSIGVPMTSVRLPSYYENLLTFFRPKKSDDGKTYTLSIPMGDVLFDGMSVADLGHVVASILKSPSEYAGKDIGLSTDKLTVEQYAAILSKATGKTIKDAKVSPDAYEKMGFPGAAELANMFRFNQMIPDRDVSLTLKLNPKAKRFQQWAEENKAAFKDL; this is encoded by the exons ATGACAAAGATCATCGCTGTGTTTGGAGCCACAG GTGCTCAAGGAGGTTCAGTAGCAAAAGCTCTCTTGGAGGATGGTACCTTCGTTGTCCGAGCTGTGACCCGAGACCCCAGTAAGCCGGCAGCGTTGAAGCTGAAAGAGGCCGGAGCAGAGGTGGTGGCTGCTGATCTAGATGACAAAAAGAGTTTAGAAGCTGCTCTTTCCGGGGCCTATGGAGCTTTCGTAGTCACCAACTTCTGGGAGCATTTCAGTAAAGACAAAGAGATTGCACAG GGAAAACTGATTGCAGATATTTCAAAAAGCCTGGGATTAAAGCATGTCGTTTTCAGTGGTTTGGAAGATGTCAAGAAGCAAACTGGTGGGAAGCTGGAGGTCCTTCACTTTGATGGAAAGGGAGAAGTGGAGGTGTACTTCCGATCTATTGGAGTCCCAATGACCAGCGTCAGGCTTCCCAGCTATTATGAGAACCTACTAACCTTCTTCAGGCCCAAGAAATCAGATGATGGGAAGACCTACACTCTAA GTATCCCGATGGGTGATGTCCTATTTGATGGAATGTCTGTAGCAGATCTTGGCCACGTGGTGGCCAGTATCCTGAAGTCTCCATCAGAATATGCAGGGAAGGACATTGGGCTGAGCACAGACAAGCTAACAGTGGAGCAGTATGCAGCCATATTGTCCAAGGCCACAGGCAAGACCATCAAAGATGCCAAA GTTTCTCCTGATGCATATGAAAAGATGGGATTCCCTGGAGCAGCTGAGTTGGCAAACATGTTCCGTTTTAACCAGATGATACCCGACCGTGACGTGTCTCTCACATTGAAACTGAACCCTAAAGCCAAAAGGTTTCAGCAATGGGCAGAGGAGAACAAGGCTGCATTCAAAGACTTGTAA